In Procambarus clarkii isolate CNS0578487 chromosome 74, FALCON_Pclarkii_2.0, whole genome shotgun sequence, one DNA window encodes the following:
- the LOC123767360 gene encoding protein vestigial-like isoform X1, translating into MCVCSDHLLSSLAASSPMSSRNFPPSFWNSNYQVPSSSSRPPSLAGHLGASPAELYDPYHGGLHSLQPPAPDPWAAYSLSQQAYSHRSVAHDVYQAAMSSVQPSSRPYHQYSSLSLQPHLGRIPAVTAVGTQMGMAKPETWGARYHEAFSSPEFSHSLDTNYSTPHYTNVPGLETGVPQEGAKDLYWF; encoded by the exons atgtgtgtgtgtagtgaccacctGCTCTCTTCTCTTGCAGCGTCGTCGCCGATGTCGTCGAGGAACTTCCCTCCGTCATTCTGGAAcagtaactaccaggtaccttcgTCGTCGTCCCGGCCTCCTAGCCTGGCCGGCCACCTGGGGGCGTCGCCGGCCGAGCTCTACGACCCGTACCATGGGGGGCTGCACTCCCTCCAGCCCCCAGCGCCAGACCCATGGGCCGCTTATTCCTTATCTCAGCAG GCGTACAGCCACCGGAGCGTAGCGCACGACGTGTACCAGGCGGCAATGTCGTCAGTTCAGCCCTCGTCGCGCCCCTACCATCAgtactcctccctctccctccagccCCACCTGGGCAGGATCCCGGCCGTCACCGCCGTCGGAACACAG ATGGGGATGGCCAAGcccgagacctggggagcgaggtACCACGAAGCCTTCTCAAGTCCAGAGTTCTCCCACAGTCTCGACACCAACTACTCTACCCCTCACTACACTAATGTCCCAG GTCTGGAGACGGGAGTGCCACAGGAGGGTGCAAAGGACCTCTATTGGTTTTAA
- the LOC123767360 gene encoding transcription cofactor vestigial-like protein 2 isoform X2 produces the protein MCVCSDHLLSSLAASSPMSSRNFPPSFWNSNYQVPSSSSRPPSLAGHLGASPAELYDPYHGGLHSLQPPAPDPWAAYSLSQQAYSHRSVAHDVYQAAMSSVQPSSRPYHQYSSLSLQPHLGRIPAVTAVGTQMGMAKPETWGARYHEAFSSPEFSHSLDTNYSTPHYTNVPG, from the exons atgtgtgtgtgtagtgaccacctGCTCTCTTCTCTTGCAGCGTCGTCGCCGATGTCGTCGAGGAACTTCCCTCCGTCATTCTGGAAcagtaactaccaggtaccttcgTCGTCGTCCCGGCCTCCTAGCCTGGCCGGCCACCTGGGGGCGTCGCCGGCCGAGCTCTACGACCCGTACCATGGGGGGCTGCACTCCCTCCAGCCCCCAGCGCCAGACCCATGGGCCGCTTATTCCTTATCTCAGCAG GCGTACAGCCACCGGAGCGTAGCGCACGACGTGTACCAGGCGGCAATGTCGTCAGTTCAGCCCTCGTCGCGCCCCTACCATCAgtactcctccctctccctccagccCCACCTGGGCAGGATCCCGGCCGTCACCGCCGTCGGAACACAG ATGGGGATGGCCAAGcccgagacctggggagcgaggtACCACGAAGCCTTCTCAAGTCCAGAGTTCTCCCACAGTCTCGACACCAACTACTCTACCCCTCACTACACTAATGTCCCAG gctaa